A single Streptomyces sannanensis DNA region contains:
- a CDS encoding ricin-type beta-trefoil lectin domain protein produces MTTASQALAEEMPPGRTTIRAAEAHGTGASRTSEETEALRKAAHSGRPAEILGRRDETTQVLANPDGTFTWRQYVRPAFARAGGAWRKADATLERRPDGRLAPVAAVLGLSFSGGGSGPLATMAKNGRTLSLTWPGALPEPRLDGDTAVYPEVLPGVDLRIRADVDGFAQHLVVKSREAAADPRIAELSLGLKGEGTRLTADRRGNLTATDSKGAKVFSAPAPAMWDSSHLSKAEADKLRTGSAQAEPAPSARLVEMDTEVAGDRLRIVPDAAMLKDPKTVFPVVIDPVFSGGQRNNWALAYKQTSNPNIAGTAYWNGGTFTDKLARVGYESQTGFTGRSYFQMNTKGLQGSRIISAVFNVFNNHSWSCTATPVELGWTGPISPSTTWNKQPDWLQTLETRTFAHGWSTTSCPAKGEDFAAAPLKSAVQQVADAGGADLTLGLRSRADYETNTLSWKKFHSDPYLEVTYNTPPKVDSSAAYQGSWSLHATGLQPLSCSADPATWPTAGNTGLTLTAQVSDAQGGQLTAAFSLAEHQGAVVTAPTTTVTSGGIAQVRVPASSLVDGRTYEWTVQARDGTDTSAWTAPCRFRVDKTAPAKPTVTAADGYALDVAQVKARENRTIRFASSDTVGLDGFCYTLNNPLAVAGTKCSNGTFVAAGPDGTATVTVKPSLWPNNRLHVQAYDKAGNTSPYDGGDGSPETDTTLIVTDRPDFVRGPDGRARGDLPGDLDGDGHIDMLTTATDGNLRLYAGDGAGTGDVKAGVVVDRGGWNGARIAHRGDFVSATEGQTKDGYEDFFVKIGNKLYLYPGDGNGMPLPSQRKELIHPANKQTGPLTGAVGGKCLDVRSGSTANGTPIQYYTCNGTAAQDFHLTGGALKVLGKCVAAAGTDNFAAVTLWDCDGSPAQQWLDRGDRLLVNAASGRCLDLPWANPADGNALAVYDCNGTDAQVWNVPGSWAGVRQIVTPGNADGMPGSDLMVQEGADMWLYSGTAEGPLSAQTGTHQLLPGTKVGGAAWDQYDWLAPGDINGDGSVDLLGRATTGDPASTVYGKLFLYPGSLTTDPSTGTTAYGVGARTAYGNGGWQPASIPSLASAGNAQGTVVDNGDYRQFVPTAGEETPDLWATIAQGTGNLRFYPGRAAVHGTPVVVDEAAWTSSVTGIF; encoded by the coding sequence GTGACCACGGCGTCCCAGGCCCTGGCCGAGGAGATGCCACCGGGCAGGACCACGATCCGGGCCGCGGAGGCGCATGGCACCGGGGCGTCCAGGACTTCGGAGGAAACCGAGGCACTGCGGAAGGCCGCACACAGCGGCCGGCCGGCCGAGATCCTGGGCAGGCGCGACGAGACCACCCAGGTGCTGGCCAACCCTGACGGGACGTTCACCTGGCGCCAGTACGTACGTCCCGCCTTCGCCAGGGCGGGCGGTGCGTGGCGAAAGGCGGACGCCACCCTGGAACGGCGGCCCGACGGGCGGCTCGCACCGGTCGCGGCCGTCTTGGGGCTCTCCTTCTCCGGCGGCGGCAGCGGTCCGCTGGCCACCATGGCGAAGAACGGCCGTACGCTGTCCCTCACCTGGCCCGGCGCCCTGCCCGAGCCGCGGCTGGACGGCGACACCGCCGTCTACCCGGAGGTGCTGCCCGGCGTCGATCTGAGGATCCGGGCCGACGTGGACGGATTCGCCCAGCACCTCGTGGTCAAGTCCCGTGAGGCCGCCGCCGACCCCCGGATCGCCGAGCTCTCCCTCGGCCTGAAGGGCGAGGGCACCCGGCTGACCGCCGACCGCCGGGGAAATCTCACGGCCACCGACAGCAAGGGCGCAAAGGTCTTCAGCGCGCCCGCCCCGGCCATGTGGGACTCCTCCCACCTGTCGAAGGCCGAGGCCGACAAGCTGCGCACCGGCAGCGCGCAGGCCGAACCGGCTCCCTCTGCCAGACTGGTCGAGATGGACACCGAGGTGGCCGGCGACCGACTGCGCATCGTCCCGGACGCCGCGATGCTCAAGGATCCGAAGACGGTCTTCCCGGTCGTCATCGACCCGGTCTTCTCCGGCGGCCAGCGCAACAACTGGGCCCTCGCCTACAAGCAGACGAGCAACCCGAACATCGCGGGCACCGCGTACTGGAACGGCGGCACCTTCACCGACAAGCTGGCCCGGGTAGGCTACGAGAGCCAGACCGGCTTCACGGGACGCTCGTACTTCCAGATGAACACCAAGGGCCTCCAGGGCTCCAGGATCATCAGTGCCGTCTTCAACGTGTTCAACAACCACTCGTGGTCCTGCACCGCCACCCCCGTGGAACTCGGCTGGACCGGGCCGATCTCCCCGTCCACGACGTGGAACAAACAGCCCGATTGGCTGCAGACGCTCGAGACCAGGACCTTCGCCCACGGCTGGTCCACGACCTCCTGCCCGGCCAAGGGCGAGGACTTCGCGGCCGCCCCGCTGAAGAGCGCGGTCCAGCAGGTCGCCGACGCAGGTGGCGCGGACCTGACCCTCGGCCTGCGCTCACGCGCGGACTACGAGACCAACACGCTCAGCTGGAAGAAGTTCCACAGCGACCCGTATCTGGAGGTGACGTACAACACCCCGCCGAAGGTCGATTCCTCCGCCGCCTACCAGGGCTCGTGGAGCCTGCATGCGACCGGCCTCCAGCCCCTCTCGTGCTCCGCGGACCCGGCCACCTGGCCGACTGCGGGCAACACCGGTCTCACCCTGACCGCGCAGGTCTCCGACGCCCAGGGCGGCCAGCTCACCGCGGCCTTCTCGCTCGCCGAACACCAGGGTGCCGTCGTCACCGCGCCCACCACCACCGTCACCTCGGGCGGTATCGCGCAGGTGCGCGTCCCGGCCTCTTCCCTGGTCGACGGCAGGACGTACGAATGGACCGTGCAGGCACGCGACGGCACCGACACCTCCGCGTGGACGGCGCCGTGCCGCTTCAGGGTCGACAAGACCGCCCCGGCCAAGCCGACGGTCACCGCGGCCGACGGCTACGCGCTGGACGTGGCCCAGGTGAAGGCGCGGGAGAACCGCACGATCAGATTCGCCTCCAGCGACACGGTCGGCCTCGACGGGTTCTGCTACACCCTGAACAATCCGCTCGCCGTCGCCGGCACGAAGTGCTCCAACGGCACGTTCGTGGCGGCCGGCCCCGACGGCACGGCCACGGTCACGGTGAAGCCCAGCCTCTGGCCGAACAACCGGCTGCACGTCCAGGCTTACGACAAGGCGGGCAACACCTCCCCGTACGACGGCGGTGACGGATCGCCGGAGACGGACACCACGCTGATCGTCACGGACCGCCCCGACTTCGTGCGCGGACCCGACGGCAGGGCCCGCGGGGACCTGCCCGGCGACCTCGACGGTGACGGCCATATCGACATGCTCACCACCGCGACCGACGGCAACCTGCGGCTGTACGCGGGCGACGGCGCGGGAACAGGAGACGTGAAGGCCGGTGTGGTCGTCGACAGGGGCGGCTGGAACGGCGCCCGGATCGCGCACCGCGGAGACTTCGTCTCCGCCACCGAGGGGCAGACGAAGGACGGTTACGAGGACTTCTTCGTCAAGATCGGCAACAAGCTCTATCTTTACCCCGGTGACGGGAACGGCATGCCCCTGCCGTCCCAGCGCAAGGAACTGATCCATCCCGCCAACAAGCAGACCGGCCCGCTGACCGGCGCGGTTGGCGGCAAGTGCCTCGACGTACGATCCGGAAGCACCGCCAACGGCACTCCGATCCAGTACTACACCTGCAACGGCACGGCGGCACAGGACTTCCACCTCACCGGTGGAGCGCTGAAGGTCCTGGGCAAGTGCGTGGCGGCGGCCGGCACCGACAACTTCGCGGCCGTCACGCTCTGGGACTGCGACGGGAGCCCGGCTCAGCAGTGGCTCGACCGCGGTGACCGCTTGCTGGTCAACGCCGCCTCCGGCCGTTGCCTCGACCTGCCCTGGGCGAACCCGGCCGACGGCAACGCCCTGGCGGTCTACGACTGCAACGGCACCGACGCCCAGGTGTGGAACGTTCCCGGAAGCTGGGCCGGTGTCCGCCAGATCGTCACCCCGGGCAACGCCGACGGCATGCCGGGCAGTGACCTCATGGTCCAGGAGGGCGCGGACATGTGGCTGTACAGCGGCACGGCCGAGGGCCCGCTGAGCGCACAGACCGGCACCCATCAGCTGCTGCCGGGCACAAAGGTCGGTGGCGCCGCGTGGGACCAGTACGACTGGCTCGCGCCCGGCGACATCAACGGTGACGGCTCGGTCGACCTGCTGGGCCGCGCCACCACCGGCGACCCGGCGAGCACCGTCTACGGCAAGCTGTTCCTGTACCCGGGCAGCCTGACCACGGACCCGTCGACCGGAACCACGGCCTACGGCGTGGGAGCCCGGACCGCGTACGGCAACGGCGGCTGGCAGCCGGCGAGCATCCCGTCGCTCGCCTCCGCGGGCAACGCCCAGGGCACAGTGGTCGACAACGGTGACTACCGGCAGTTCGTGCCGACCGCCGGTGAGGAGACCCCCGACCTGTGGGCCACCATCGCCCAGGGCACCGGAAACCTGCGGTTCTACCCGGGCCGCGCGGCCGTCCACGGTACTCCGGTCGTCGTCGATGAGGCGGCCTGGACCAGCAGCGTGACCGGCATCTTCTGA
- a CDS encoding S8 family serine peptidase produces MQGIRASGLLSAAVLGALVVGTTLAPPAGAPLPGGVTPAAAATAVGTGRVVKVTLITGDQVTVRVGAGNAVSVMSVRPGPGREDMLFSQRRSGNSVSLVPQDAEGPLRAGLLDARLFDIKGLVAQKYDDAHSDRLPLIVTYDTSVGKNSVPAAPDGARKVRALKSVHGSALRADKKRLSRVWRQLGPAAAAKRKPTAALAPGVAKVWLDGRVKTTLDRSTAQIGAPQAWKSGWTGKGVKVAVLDTGIDATHPDFAGSIGESSDFTEDGGASGSGAPDREGHGTHVASTIAGDGAASGGRLRGVAPDAELLVGKVLNDDGEGQESWVLQGMEWAAARATVVNMSLGSGPSDGTDPLSQAVDSLSAQYGTLFVAAAGNYGGAGTVAAPGTADAALTVGAVGRDDALAYFSSQGPREGGHVVKPDVTAPGVDIVAARAAGTSTGTPAGERYTALSGTSMAAPHVAGAAALLAQEHPDWDGARLKAALMSSAKPVAGQGAYQQGSGRVDVARAISQNVWATAEDTGVYFADPKATTPVTRTVTYHNAGTADVVLTVTAAATDRSGTAAPAGLFTVSPGTVTVPAGGTARATVTVDPGTAAAGTSFSGRLTATAEGGVAVTGPAFAVTKEAVYHQVVVKAVDRNGAPLQPGSRGDYVRSSVSLTNLSTGESFDLTFTDGTATARVPEGRYNLGGYVATPETAGAPRTATMFLQPELDIRQDTERTVDARDGKEISVVVPGSGAQPYSLSAGYCYSAAAGGECADGYLVTGRPGRLFAVPGGQVSHGVLDFVVRNTQNGTTATNGQLPDHYDLLVRTTGSLPDPSFRVAREDLAVIKNVYHAQGPGTAGEAGGYATEDGLGAFSIVEPDFALPAARTEYVTVRGQYREAYFGMGEGTGGEISPKPVTQTGVVTCAAGRTCVDRWNAAVIGPALVPLRGGVPPMGRSSDGTMSVEPQLFSDAAPNHYGTPLPHRQQDTVRITLSRDGQEVGSSDRWPAAAFVVPDDEAAYRLTARATRDEPGASLSTTVETAWTFRSAAVTPGPGGTARTAALPLSVVRFTAPVNVDNEAPRTRHTLVTRVDRQPGAPAAKTERLTVKVSFDDGATWQNAKVSAADGGAYRVTVDPPAGAGPFVSLKATAQDTDGGTVEQTVLRAYRLAS; encoded by the coding sequence ATGCAAGGCATACGTGCGTCGGGCCTGTTGAGTGCCGCCGTGCTGGGCGCTCTGGTGGTCGGTACGACGCTCGCCCCGCCCGCCGGTGCGCCGCTGCCCGGCGGGGTCACCCCCGCGGCGGCGGCCACGGCGGTCGGGACAGGACGCGTGGTGAAGGTCACGCTCATCACGGGGGATCAGGTCACGGTCCGGGTCGGCGCGGGGAACGCGGTGTCCGTGATGTCGGTGCGGCCCGGCCCCGGGCGCGAGGACATGCTGTTCTCCCAGCGCAGATCCGGCAATTCGGTGTCTCTGGTGCCGCAGGACGCGGAGGGTCCGCTGCGAGCGGGACTGCTGGACGCGCGGCTGTTCGACATCAAGGGACTCGTCGCGCAGAAATACGACGACGCGCACAGCGACCGGCTGCCGTTGATCGTCACCTACGACACATCCGTGGGCAAGAACTCCGTTCCCGCCGCACCTGACGGCGCCCGTAAGGTGCGGGCGCTGAAGAGCGTTCACGGCTCCGCGCTGCGAGCGGACAAGAAACGGCTGTCCCGTGTGTGGCGGCAGCTGGGTCCCGCCGCCGCGGCGAAGCGCAAGCCGACGGCGGCACTGGCTCCCGGTGTGGCCAAGGTCTGGCTCGACGGCAGGGTCAAGACCACCCTGGACCGCAGCACGGCCCAGATCGGGGCGCCTCAGGCGTGGAAATCCGGCTGGACGGGAAAGGGCGTGAAGGTCGCGGTGCTGGACACCGGGATCGACGCCACGCACCCCGATTTCGCCGGCTCGATCGGTGAGTCCTCGGACTTCACGGAGGACGGCGGTGCCAGCGGCAGCGGCGCTCCGGACCGTGAGGGCCATGGCACGCATGTGGCCTCCACGATCGCCGGGGACGGCGCCGCGTCCGGCGGCCGCTTGCGGGGCGTGGCGCCCGATGCCGAACTCCTCGTGGGCAAGGTGCTGAACGACGACGGCGAGGGCCAGGAGTCGTGGGTGCTGCAGGGCATGGAGTGGGCGGCGGCGCGGGCCACCGTCGTCAACATGAGCCTGGGCAGTGGGCCAAGCGACGGAACCGACCCGCTCTCGCAGGCAGTCGACAGCCTCTCCGCGCAGTACGGCACGCTGTTCGTGGCCGCGGCGGGCAACTACGGCGGCGCCGGTACGGTCGCCGCGCCCGGTACGGCCGATGCCGCGCTGACCGTGGGTGCCGTCGGTCGTGACGACGCGCTGGCCTACTTCTCGAGCCAGGGTCCCCGGGAGGGCGGGCACGTGGTGAAGCCCGATGTGACCGCCCCGGGTGTGGACATCGTCGCGGCGCGCGCCGCCGGCACCTCCACCGGCACTCCGGCCGGGGAGCGTTACACCGCCCTGTCGGGCACGTCGATGGCCGCGCCGCACGTGGCGGGCGCCGCCGCACTGCTCGCCCAGGAACACCCCGACTGGGACGGTGCGCGGCTCAAGGCCGCGCTGATGTCCTCCGCGAAGCCGGTCGCCGGGCAGGGGGCCTACCAGCAGGGGTCCGGACGTGTGGACGTGGCCCGTGCCATCTCCCAGAACGTATGGGCCACCGCCGAGGACACCGGGGTGTACTTCGCCGACCCGAAGGCCACCACGCCGGTCACCCGTACCGTCACGTACCACAACGCCGGTACGGCCGACGTCGTGCTCACCGTGACCGCCGCCGCCACCGACCGGTCCGGGACCGCGGCACCGGCAGGGCTGTTCACCGTCTCGCCGGGCACCGTGACCGTCCCGGCCGGGGGAACGGCACGGGCGACCGTCACCGTCGACCCCGGCACCGCGGCGGCCGGCACCTCCTTCAGCGGACGGCTGACCGCGACCGCCGAGGGCGGCGTCGCGGTGACCGGCCCCGCGTTCGCCGTCACCAAGGAAGCCGTGTACCACCAGGTCGTGGTCAAGGCCGTCGACCGCAACGGAGCGCCGCTCCAGCCCGGTTCCCGCGGGGACTACGTCCGGTCCTCGGTGTCGCTGACGAACCTGTCGACCGGTGAGTCGTTCGACCTCACCTTCACCGACGGCACGGCCACGGCCCGCGTGCCCGAAGGCCGCTACAACCTCGGCGGGTATGTGGCCACCCCGGAGACCGCCGGGGCCCCGCGGACAGCGACCATGTTCCTCCAGCCGGAACTGGACATCCGTCAGGACACCGAGCGCACGGTGGACGCCCGGGACGGCAAGGAGATCAGCGTCGTCGTCCCCGGCTCCGGGGCACAGCCGTACTCCCTGTCGGCCGGCTACTGCTACAGCGCCGCAGCGGGAGGGGAGTGCGCGGACGGGTATCTCGTGACGGGCCGGCCCGGGAGGCTCTTCGCCGTGCCGGGCGGTCAGGTGTCCCACGGCGTACTGGACTTCGTCGTCCGCAACACCCAGAACGGCACGACGGCCACGAACGGACAACTGCCCGACCACTACGACCTGCTGGTCCGCACAACGGGCTCTCTTCCCGACCCCTCCTTCCGCGTGGCCCGCGAGGACCTCGCGGTGATCAAGAACGTGTACCACGCACAGGGACCTGGTACGGCGGGCGAGGCGGGCGGCTACGCCACCGAGGACGGTCTGGGGGCATTCAGCATCGTGGAGCCGGACTTCGCCCTGCCCGCGGCACGCACCGAATACGTGACGGTGCGCGGCCAGTACCGGGAGGCGTACTTCGGCATGGGAGAAGGTACGGGCGGCGAGATCTCTCCGAAGCCCGTTACCCAGACCGGCGTCGTCACCTGCGCGGCCGGCCGCACCTGCGTGGACCGGTGGAACGCGGCCGTCATCGGCCCGGCTCTGGTGCCGCTCAGGGGCGGCGTGCCGCCGATGGGTCGCAGCAGCGACGGCACCATGAGCGTGGAACCGCAGTTGTTCAGCGACGCGGCCCCGAACCACTACGGAACGCCGCTGCCGCACCGGCAGCAGGACACGGTGCGTATCACCCTGTCGCGGGACGGGCAGGAGGTCGGGTCGAGTGACCGTTGGCCGGCGGCCGCGTTCGTCGTACCCGACGACGAGGCCGCCTACCGGCTGACCGCGCGGGCCACCCGCGACGAACCGGGGGCGTCGCTTTCCACCACGGTGGAGACGGCCTGGACGTTCCGCTCCGCCGCTGTCACACCGGGCCCGGGCGGCACGGCGCGCACCGCCGCGCTGCCGCTCTCGGTGGTGCGCTTCACCGCCCCCGTCAATGTCGACAACGAGGCGCCCCGCACCCGGCACACCCTGGTCACCCGCGTGGACCGGCAGCCGGGCGCACCCGCGGCCAAGACGGAACGCCTCACGGTCAAGGTGTCCTTCGACGACGGCGCGACATGGCAGAACGCCAAGGTCTCCGCGGCCGACGGCGGCGCGTACCGCGTCACGGTCGACCCGCCCGCCGGCGCCGGCCCCTTCGTCTCCCTGAAGGCGACGGCACAGGACACCGACGGCGGCACGGTGGAGCAGACCGTCCTGCGCGCGTACCGCCTGGCGTCGTAA
- a CDS encoding SigE family RNA polymerase sigma factor — MRTGDLEDFRGFAEERLPHLRRTAFLMCGDWHHAEDITQTALTKLYSVWGRRRRIQNLEAYAHRVLTRACIDHTRRRWRREHPAPELPDHAEPGADLALALQVRAALDGLPARQRAVVVLRYWADLDIAATAAAMGCSIGTVKSHTARALTRLRALLGDEHSPDALGTLAQSIHHTREKVTLS; from the coding sequence TTGCGTACTGGGGACCTGGAGGATTTCCGTGGTTTCGCCGAGGAGCGGTTGCCGCATCTGCGGCGCACCGCATTCCTGATGTGCGGTGACTGGCACCACGCCGAGGACATCACACAGACGGCACTGACGAAGCTGTACTCCGTGTGGGGGCGTCGGCGGCGGATACAGAACCTGGAGGCGTACGCCCACCGCGTGCTGACCCGGGCCTGCATCGACCACACACGACGGCGCTGGCGGCGGGAGCACCCCGCCCCGGAGCTTCCCGACCACGCCGAGCCCGGCGCGGACCTGGCACTCGCGCTCCAGGTTCGCGCGGCACTGGACGGCCTGCCGGCGCGCCAGCGTGCCGTGGTGGTCCTGCGCTACTGGGCCGACCTGGACATCGCCGCGACGGCCGCGGCCATGGGCTGCTCCATCGGCACCGTGAAGAGCCACACCGCGCGGGCACTGACCCGTCTGCGGGCCCTCCTGGGCGACGAGCACAGTCCCGACGCACTCGGGACGCTCGCCCAGTCCATCCACCACACCCGAGAGAAGGTCACTCTGTCATGA
- a CDS encoding FAD-dependent oxidoreductase translates to MDPVRALQDARPTPFWLDDPGRPDAASALVGDTRCDLLVVGGGYTGLWTALIAKERDPSLDVVLVEGEEIGWAASGRNGGFCESSLTHGLHNGLARWPDELDRLERLGRENLQAIEDAVKRYGIDCDWERTGSIVVATEPYQLPDLKETAEVAARYGSELTVLDAGQVRAEIDSPTFLGGVWDKDGVAMLNPARLAWGLKQACLDMGVRLYEHTPATSITEAGPGITVRTPYGRVGARHVALATNVFPSLIRRHRPYTVPVYDYALMTEPLTDEQLASVGWRNRPGFADSTNQFHYVRLSADNRILWGGYDAVYHYRGRVRAEHDQRPQTFATLAGHFFRTFPQLEGVRFSHAWGGAIDTSTRFCAFFDTSHHGRTAYAAGFTGLGVGATRFAAEVMLDLLAGERTERTALEMVRRKPLPFPPEPFRSAGIGITKWSLARADENEGRRNLWLRTLDRFGLGFDS, encoded by the coding sequence ATGGATCCCGTCCGCGCGCTCCAGGACGCCCGCCCCACTCCGTTCTGGCTGGACGACCCCGGCCGTCCGGACGCCGCCTCGGCCCTGGTCGGGGACACCCGCTGCGACCTGCTCGTGGTCGGCGGCGGCTACACCGGGCTGTGGACCGCGCTCATCGCCAAGGAGCGCGACCCCTCGCTCGATGTCGTCCTGGTGGAGGGCGAGGAGATCGGCTGGGCCGCCTCCGGCCGCAACGGCGGCTTCTGCGAGTCCAGCCTCACCCACGGCCTGCACAACGGCCTGGCGCGCTGGCCGGACGAGCTCGACCGGCTGGAGCGGCTCGGCCGGGAGAACCTCCAGGCCATCGAGGACGCCGTCAAGCGATACGGCATCGACTGCGACTGGGAGCGCACCGGCTCCATCGTCGTGGCGACCGAGCCGTACCAGCTGCCGGACCTGAAGGAGACGGCCGAAGTCGCCGCCCGCTACGGCAGCGAGCTGACGGTCCTGGACGCCGGCCAGGTCCGGGCGGAGATCGACTCGCCCACCTTCCTCGGCGGCGTCTGGGACAAGGACGGCGTCGCGATGCTCAACCCGGCCCGGCTCGCCTGGGGCCTCAAGCAGGCGTGCCTGGACATGGGAGTGCGCCTTTACGAGCACACCCCTGCCACCTCGATCACCGAGGCCGGTCCGGGGATCACCGTCCGCACCCCCTACGGACGAGTCGGTGCGCGCCATGTCGCCCTGGCCACCAATGTCTTCCCCTCCCTGATCCGGCGTCATCGCCCGTACACGGTCCCGGTGTACGACTACGCGCTGATGACCGAACCGCTGACGGACGAGCAGCTCGCCTCGGTCGGCTGGCGCAACCGCCCGGGGTTCGCGGACAGCACCAACCAGTTCCACTACGTGCGGCTCTCCGCCGACAACCGCATCCTGTGGGGCGGCTACGACGCCGTGTACCACTACCGGGGCCGGGTGCGCGCCGAACACGACCAGCGGCCGCAGACCTTCGCCACCTTGGCCGGGCACTTCTTCCGGACCTTCCCGCAGCTGGAGGGCGTGCGATTCAGCCATGCCTGGGGCGGCGCCATCGACACCTCCACCCGCTTCTGTGCCTTCTTCGACACCAGCCACCACGGCAGGACCGCCTACGCGGCCGGCTTCACCGGCCTCGGTGTGGGTGCCACCCGGTTCGCGGCGGAGGTGATGCTCGACCTCCTGGCCGGTGAGCGCACGGAGCGCACCGCGCTCGAGATGGTCCGCCGCAAGCCGCTGCCCTTCCCGCCGGAGCCCTTCCGTTCGGCGGGGATCGGCATCACCAAGTGGTCCCTCGCCCGCGCGGACGAGAACGAGGGCCGCCGCAATCTCTGGCTCAGAACCCTCGACCGCTTCGGCCTCGGCTTCGACAGCTGA
- the ltrA gene encoding group II intron reverse transcriptase/maturase, with protein MEDVHRERESSLWERMLSRENLLAALNRVEVNRGAPGVDGMTTAELRPWIAVHWPEVRAELDAGIYRPAPVRQVIIPKPGGGERMLGVPRVLDRLIQQAIAQVLVPIFDPQFSGSSFGFRPGRSAHQAVRVARRAIEDGYRWVVDLDLDRFFDRVQHDVLMARVARKVADRRVLRLVRRYLEAGIMVDGIKMPSEEGTPQGSPLSPVLSNIMLDDLDRELFRRGHRFVRYADDVRVFVRSERAARRVLASVTAVVEQRLKLMVNREKSKVGHARSAVLLGFGFYFTRAGVRIRVDPKAVKRLKDRLRELTSRRWSIAMDERIAKINRFTTGWMGYFQLADTPKVFRELDEWFRRRMRQIRWKEWKLPKARFRNLRELGIAEWKAREWAGSGKGYWRIAGSAVLQRAMPNSHWDDLGLRMLKPTWQRLRSA; from the coding sequence ATGGAGGACGTTCACCGGGAGCGGGAGTCCTCGCTGTGGGAGCGGATGCTCTCCAGGGAGAACCTGCTCGCGGCGCTCAACCGCGTCGAAGTGAACCGGGGTGCACCCGGAGTGGATGGCATGACTACGGCTGAGTTGCGGCCGTGGATCGCAGTGCACTGGCCTGAAGTGAGGGCCGAACTCGACGCGGGCATCTACCGGCCGGCGCCGGTCCGTCAGGTGATCATCCCGAAGCCTGGTGGCGGCGAGCGGATGCTGGGGGTGCCGCGGGTGCTGGACCGCTTGATCCAGCAGGCCATCGCGCAAGTACTCGTGCCCATCTTCGACCCGCAGTTCTCGGGGTCGTCCTTCGGATTCCGTCCCGGCCGGTCCGCCCATCAGGCGGTCCGGGTCGCGCGGCGGGCGATCGAGGACGGCTACCGGTGGGTCGTGGACCTTGATCTGGACCGGTTCTTCGACCGGGTCCAGCATGACGTCCTGATGGCGCGGGTCGCGCGCAAGGTCGCTGACCGCAGGGTCTTGAGACTGGTCCGCAGGTATTTGGAAGCCGGGATCATGGTGGACGGCATCAAGATGCCGAGCGAAGAGGGGACCCCGCAGGGGTCCCCGCTGTCGCCGGTGCTGTCGAACATCATGCTCGACGACCTGGACCGGGAACTGTTCAGGCGCGGTCACCGGTTCGTGCGCTACGCCGACGACGTGCGCGTCTTCGTGCGGAGCGAACGAGCCGCCAGAAGGGTGCTCGCCTCGGTCACGGCCGTGGTCGAGCAGCGGCTGAAACTGATGGTCAACCGGGAGAAGTCGAAGGTGGGCCACGCCCGCTCGGCGGTGCTGCTGGGGTTCGGCTTCTACTTCACCCGGGCCGGGGTCAGGATCCGGGTCGATCCGAAGGCGGTCAAGCGCCTGAAGGACCGGCTGCGGGAGTTGACCTCGCGCCGGTGGAGCATCGCGATGGATGAACGCATCGCGAAGATCAACCGCTTCACCACCGGATGGATGGGCTACTTCCAGCTAGCGGACACCCCGAAGGTGTTCAGGGAGCTGGACGAGTGGTTCCGCCGCAGGATGCGGCAGATCCGCTGGAAGGAATGGAAGCTCCCCAAGGCCCGGTTCAGGAACCTCCGCGAGCTCGGCATCGCCGAGTGGAAGGCCCGCGAATGGGCGGGCAGCGGCAAGGGTTACTGGCGGATCGCGGGATCGGCTGTCCTTCAGCGGGCGATGCCCAACTCTCACTGGGACGACCTCGGCCTGCGCATGCTCAAGCCGACCTGGCAACGGTTGAGATCAGCTTGA